Proteins from one Gossypium raimondii isolate GPD5lz chromosome 8, ASM2569854v1, whole genome shotgun sequence genomic window:
- the LOC105790120 gene encoding uncharacterized protein LOC105790120, translated as MKKSGAAEKRKARRSSASVQNVGRDPSSDTPPRKQAAKQDVYQLFAEKVRDHKDLESRWAVLQETRVEYFRGKDFVSFMKNHPELKEILESDRDLETEDIANNLLQKNLLVRCDRVVKTVRPGKKKLSTWPAHLEIFPERVFSENDAFFAWTFVKRRPLWQTLLSFFWPILTLAICLFPVYPHRCKLLILYSCAGLLLLILSLLLLRAAIFGAAWIVLGKRIWFFPNILAEEATLRELFRFLPKKDEEERPKWTARLFYAIVAVLVILLLRHHAPDEAARARYQKRMSNIIDDVLEWSPSLALSGMMEKQPVVNATEDNNKFSNESKVNSETVTPPDETENPDETDQHQTNNTI; from the exons atgaagaaatcaGGAGCAGCGGAGAAGAGGAAAGCTCGAAGATCTTCGGCGTCCGTACAAAATGTTGGCAGAGATCCCAGCTCCGACACTCCTCCTAGG AAACAAGCTGCCAAGCAggatgtatatcaattgtttgCTGAGAAAGTTAGAGACCATAAAGATTTGGAGTCTAGATGGGCTGTCTTGCAAGAAACTCGTGTCGAATATTTTAGGGGGAAGGATTTTGTAAGCTTTATGAAAAATCATCCTGAGCTTAAAGAAATACTGGAATCAGATAGAGATCTTGAAACTGAAGATATTGCCAATAATTTGTTACAAAAAAATCTTTTGGTGCGGTGTGACCGTGTGGTGAAAACTGTTCGTCCGGGGAAGAAAAAGTTGTCTACCTGGCCTGCACATTTAGAAATCTTTCCT GAGCGAGTGTTCTCTGAAAATGATGCCTTTTTTGCATGGACGTTTGTGAAACGAAGGCCATTATGGCAGACACTTCTCTCATTTTTCTGGCCCATATTGACTCTTGCAATCTGCTTGTTTCCTGTATATCCACATCGATGCAAATTACTAATACTCTACTCATGCGCGGGACTTCTTCTACTTATTCTCTCCTTGCTTTTAT TGAGAGCTGCAATATTTGGTGCTGCATGGATCGTCCTGGGAAAGCGTATTTGGTTCTTCCCTAACATCCTTGCTGAGGAAGCAACGCTGCGAGAATTGTTCCGGTTTTTGCCcaaaaaagatgaagaagaacGTCCAAAATGGACAGCTAGACTGTTTTATGCAATTGTGGCTGTCTTGGTTATATTGCTGCTGAGGCATCATGCTCCTGATGAGGCTGCTAGAGCAAG ATATCAAAAACGGATGTCGAACATAATCGACGACGTCCTCGAATGGTCTCCTAGCCTAGCTCTCTCCGGGATGATGGAGAAACAACCAGTAGTTAATGCCACAGAAGATAAcaacaaattttcaaatgaaagCAAGGTAAACTCTGAAACTGTAACCCCCCCGGATGAAACTGAAAATCCCGACGAAACCGATCAACATCAGACCAATAATACCATATGA